TTTACAAGCGACACAAAGTGCAATGAGGTCAGTAAAACTCAGCACGTGCTCCCGTCAGAAACAGTCCCGCTACAAGGGTCCGATCACTGAATAATATGAGAATAATCTGCAAAGATTTGAGCTCAATTTGACAATTCATCTCTGTATGAGCGGTTAAATGCACATTATTGCGATTCCTTTCCCTCTTTGCTCAGgttaaacatgtgttttcctGACACTGTCTGAGTAGCTCCACTTTTTAATGAAGTTAGAGAACCTAAACTGACGGAATCAAACGGAGGAAACAAGCAGCTCCTGTGAAGTGTCTCTGAACGCAGCCCGGTCGCCTGTTAGGCCGCTCGAGGTCTATTTTCGCCGCAGTTTAATCTTTTGTTTGATAATCCGATTAAGCTCTGCCTTTGCTGTGGTGAGTTAGGAGAGCAGGAGCGAACACATGAGTGTGAAAGCTGCAAGTGTATGAAACgagaatgagaaaaataactataaatgCAACCATTTTTAATATGTGCACccacaaaaaaatattattaatatcaaatatctGCAATATTCTTTCTGTGTTGCAGATAAAACTCTGTACAACAGGCAGCTGACAGAAGAAAAACCACTACAAGAGCAGGTAAGCCCTCTTTCTCCATGTCAACATAACTCACTCTCACCTCCAATATCCGGCCAAATGGGCTTTATGGTCACTTGTCAAACAATCTGGGTATTAGCCCAGCAAACGTTATTAATCTTAGCGGATGTCCTGAGTGGAAATtctttgttaaatgtttgtcttttcccCAGATGGTTGAGGCGGACAGCGTGAAGGCTGCAGTCCAGTCGGCTGGTAAGTGGAAACCTTTATTTCAGATCAATTAATGACTTTATTTCCGCCTGCTGAGTGGATTCATGTTGCCGCACTTCCAGTAAAACAAACTTCGTCTGCACTGAGAAGTAACGATTGTATCAGAGCCACATTCAGGAGCTGCTTGTGTGTCTGAGGTTTGAACGTTTGGTTTCTGCTGCCTTTCAGAGAGCCGGCGTCCCACTGCAGCCAAGGACACAGAGTCTCAGCAGGATAGTGACGACTTGACCGTGCTCAAGTCCCTGGCTGACAGCCAGAAATCTCAGGACTCTGCCATGGCACCGGTCAATAAGGACGATCAGTACATTCCTGATGAATCAGATTCCACCAAGAGCCGGCGGCTGGCTGAGGACTACGACTCCACCAAGAACGGAATGGACGATGGCAAGTACCAGGGTACACACACCTGTCACAAGGCACAGTGCACTTACTGGCCCAGTATAGGCTCCGGCTGGTCTGAGTCTTGACCTTTGCCCCCATCGCCAAGAGCAGGCTGCTGGCTGCTTGCCTTATGCTTCTGTCTGTGGTTGGCAGGCCACCAGGCAGACATTTTAAGAAAGAGTAGGCGGAGGAAACATGTGCGTGTGATGGGGATAAGCAGAGGCAGATAGAAGGAGTCAAAGACAGAACACGTgcatgacagagagaaagattatcttcttcctctcaccGTGGTATTAAAAGTACATGGTCACTGTGCTTCTTTACAAAATACACCAACATCACCGTGTCCAAGTCATGtggagaaatgtgtgaaaatacaAGATGCCGTCTGTTCTAGTCTCCAAATATCCAAAATTTATAGCTAATCTTTTATCTTGAGATTAATTTCAAAATGACAAGAAAACCAGCAAAGCCCTGCTGTCTTTTGACCTCCAAATATTGGACTTTTAAGTTGACTTAAACCCACAAAAGATTTCATCCGCACCGTACATGCATGTAATCTGATCTCCACTCCAGTGATCAGCATAAAGCAGAGTCTCGGAGGTGAGGTGACTCAGACACAAGATGCTGAGTGCTCTGCCTCATCGATTCGTGCAGTCAGTCCTGCAATGACAAGCAGCTTGTCAGGTTACGCTACATCTACATTTGGCAAGCGCAGTgtggatttcattttttatttccccgaGCAAGACAAGAATAGGCTCAGTGTTTAAAGGTAAAGTACATAACTGATGATTCAGCCGTTCTATTCAGGCAAAAGTATCCTGGCACTGTttattctcagtgtgtgtgtgtgtgtgtgtgtgtgtgtgtgtgtgtgtgtgtgtgtgtgtgtgtgtgtgtgtgtgtgtgtgtgtgtgtgtgtgtgtgtgtgtgtgtgtgtgtgtgtgtgccacagcGGGGGCTGTTATGCAAGAGTCAGGCTGCAAGGATCTTCATTTTTTACTTAGTAATGCAGATATAAATATGCTGAATGGGAGATAATGATGATTAATGATGTATGAGAAAGGCCCAAAATAGACAGAGAATTAGAAAAGACAGATAAATTAAATTTCCCCACAATGAAAAATCATTCGAGATTATTGTAGCTATTGATGCAACTCAAAGAAACACATGCTTTATACATCCACACTGCTAAAGAGCGTGTTTAAGGTTCAGACGATAACGTGCATGTCTTCTCCTCTCAGACGACCCAGAGAGCTTCCGTCAGGTGGACGGCACCATGCTGACAGCTGAGGACATCGTCCAGAAGATCGCAAACAAGATCTACGAGGAGGACGACCGAGGGGTGTTTGACAGGATCGTCACCAAACTCCTCAAACTGGGGCTGGTAGGTTTTGAGTTGTTTCTCTCATACACAGCTCGATCCACACAGCAGGGAGCATGACATTTTCTCAACaggaactctctctctctgtctctctctctctctcgctctctctctcgcgctctctctctctctctgcactccACAGTAGGAAAGGCAGAGACGTGTGAATTATGTTTTGTTCCATGGTTTCGGTTGTGAATTGCTTTTTCGACAGTCAATAATTGGTTGGGTTGTGTTCAATTTGCACCCTGAGGGGATCTCTAGATGATAATGTTACACAGTGGTTTCCTGCCAGTGCATGTTCTAACGCACaagtgtctctttgtgtttctgtagaTCACAGACGGTCAGGCAGATACGCTGGAGTACCAGGTGGCCGAGGCGCTCCAGGACCTCATCACCAAAAACGCCAAGAAAAACGAGATTGAGGACGTGGAGAGCAATGACCAAGAAATCGGGGGAGAGCAGGACGACCAGGGTTCAGACGTAAACCTGGTAAAACTGAACTGATGATAATGTAAACAATGGTAATCATGCATAaggcaaaaaataataaaaaaataacatttccagGACACGTGGGAGCCACCCAGGCGCCGCCACAACgaagacgaggaggacgaggcggaggatgaagatgagattGAGGACGAGGTGGACAGGGATGTGGAGGAAGACGGAGCTGACGCACCAGATGCCGCCCTGGACAAAGATACTGCAGAAGGCAACGAGGTGAGCCCTGAAGATGGGCTCCAGGACCTGCAGTACTTCCCCAACTTCTACCGTCTGCTCAGGAGCCTCAACTCAGGtagaaatcacacaaacactccccGAGGATCCTGTGATGTTTTAAAACCATTGATTCAGAGAATCCTCTGTCCAAAGATAGAAGTTCTTCAGATTGAGACCAGTGGACCAGATAActgctgttgtcatggcaacattATTTTCAAGTATGAGTCACTGCTTGTTTTAGGCACCTTTGCCCCCCCCCGACACATCTTCACCAGGAAGTGtggatgaaacacacaaacaatactaATTATTTATAATCCGGTTATGAACCCCACAGCCACACACTGTGTGGCAACATTAACACCATGGTAACCAACT
This genomic stretch from Hippoglossus hippoglossus isolate fHipHip1 chromosome 3, fHipHip1.pri, whole genome shotgun sequence harbors:
- the scg3 gene encoding secretogranin-3 isoform X1, whose amino-acid sequence is MASRCVGLFLLFQLLALNVVSHISAFPTPTAPSDDKTLYNRQLTEEKPLQEQMVEADSVKAAVQSAESRRPTAAKDTESQQDSDDLTVLKSLADSQKSQDSAMAPVNKDDQYIPDESDSTKSRRLAEDYDSTKNGMDDDDPESFRQVDGTMLTAEDIVQKIANKIYEEDDRGVFDRIVTKLLKLGLITDGQADTLEYQVAEALQDLITKNAKKNEIEDVESNDQEIGGEQDDQGSDVNLDTWEPPRRRHNEDEEDEAEDEDEIEDEVDRDVEEDGADAPDAALDKDTAEGNEVSPEDGLQDLQYFPNFYRLLRSLNSEQDTQERETLITIMKTLIDFVKMMVKYGTITPEEGVSYLENLDAMIAMQTKNKLGKSLLPDFIGPNGKILDEDDNTKAEAAKMQKEYENLKDSTKEEQPSSETNQPGKSEAYLEAIRKNIEWLKKHNKEEGKDDYDLSKLKDFMDQQVDSYIDKGIIAKDEGDTIKRIYGSL
- the scg3 gene encoding secretogranin-3 isoform X2 — protein: MASRCVGLFLLFQLLALNVVSHISAFPTPTAPSDDKTLYNRQLTEEKPLQEQMVEADSVKAAVQSAESRRPTAAKDTESQQDSDDLTVLKSLADSQKSQDSAMAPVNKDDQYIPDESDSTKSRRLAEDYDSTKNGMDDDDPESFRQVDGTMLTAEDIVQKIANKIYEEDDRGVFDRIVTKLLKLGLITDGQADTLEYQVAEALQDLITKNAKKNEIEDVESNDQEIGGEQDDQGSDVNLDTWEPPRRRHNEDEEDEAEDEDEIEDEVDRDVEEDGADAPDAALDKDTAEGNEVSPEDGLQDLQYFPNFYRLLRSLNSEQDTQERETLITIMKTLIDFVKMMVKYGTITPEEGVSYLENLDAMIAMQTKNKLGKSLLPDFIGPNGKILDEDDNTKAEAAKMQKEYENLKDSTKEEQPSSETSQCKNDQ